From the genome of Impatiens glandulifera chromosome 9, dImpGla2.1, whole genome shotgun sequence, one region includes:
- the LOC124914545 gene encoding U2 small nuclear ribonucleoprotein A'-like: MVRLTADLIWNSPHFFNAIRERELDLRGNKIPLIENLGATEDQFDAIDLSDNEIVKIENFPNLNRLGTLLINNNRITRINPSIGEFLPKLHTLVLTNNRLTNLVEIDPLASLPKLQFLSLLDNNITKKPNYRLYVIHKLKSLRLLDFKKIKQKERDAAHKLFASKEAEEQAKKESVKTVVPSKVPAAPQVPKEQQAPKKVAPTPEQITAIKAAIVNSQTLEEVARLEEALKTGQLPSDLIITDEEDKMVTDEQTEAGEKENNDESMGMEQD; this comes from the exons atggtgAGGTTAACAGCGGACCTGATATGGAACAGCCCTCACTTCTTCAACGCCATTCGCGAACGCGAATTAGATCTCCGAG GCAACAAGATTCCTTTGATAGAGAATTTAGGTGCCACTGAG GATCAGTTTGACGCCATTGATTTGTCTGATAATGAGATAGTTAAGATTGAAAATTTTCCTAACTTAAATCGCCTTGGGACTTTGTTGATTAACAACAACAGGATCACCCGTATCAACCCCAGCATTGGAG AATTTCTTCCAAAATTGCATACATTGGTTCTCACAAACAATAGGCTGACAAACTTGGTTGAGATTGACCCCCTTGCATCGCTTCCCAAGCTGCAATTCCTTTCTTTGCTGGACAATAATATTACAAAGAAGCCAAACTACCGCCTCTACGTCATTCACAAGTTGAAATCATTGCGGTTGCTGGATTTcaagaaaatcaaacaaaag GAACGTGATGCTGCACATAAACTTTTTGCATCAAAAGAAGCTGAAGAGCAAGCCAAGAAAGAATCTGTGAAAACAGTTGTGCCTAGCAAGGTGCCAGCTGCACCTCAGGTTCCAAAAGAACAGCAAGCACCTAAGAAAGTGGCACCTACACCAGAGCAAATCACTGCTATCAAA GCTGCTATTGTGAATTCCCAAACTCTTGAGGAAGTAGCCAGACTTGAAGAG GCATTGAAGACTGGGCAGCTTCCTTCAGACCTAATAATAACTGATGAAGAGGATAAAATGGTGACAGATGAGCAAACTGAAGCtggtgaaaaggagaataatgATGAATCCATGGGGATGGAACAG GACTAG
- the LOC124914514 gene encoding myb-related protein 1-like, with protein MYHHHHADRHVFIQGGHEHGHDGVRESGLVLSTDAKPRLKWTPHLHERFIEAVNQLGGAEKATPKTVLKLMGIPGLTLYHLKSHLQKYRLSKNLPGQAINKVVSVERMEVSEANETHMSNPSMGTQTNKNLQINEAIQMQIEVQRNLHEQIEVQRHLQLRIEAQGKYLQAVLEKAQETLGKQNLGTIDLEVAKAQISELALKVSPHCLNTSFPVMKDLSRLSHQQSDVTQPTVCSVDSCLTSCDASIYDLPRLRQCEFKEDRKIFTSRNKDIETIDTSMGVGLQSGKGNSKISDGTNYLQLVDEKTLQFEMPYLKPTLDLNSLQENENPSNYKQLDLNGLSWG; from the exons ATGTACCATCATCACCATGCAGATAGACATGTGTTCATCCAAGGAGGGCATGAACATGGGCACGATGGTGTAAGAGAATCAGGACTTGTCCTGTCAACAGATGCAAAACCGAGGTTAAAATGGACACCGCATCTCCATGAACGGTTCATAGAAGCAGTCAATCAGCTTGGAGGAGCCGAAA AGGCTACTCCAAAAACAGTTTTGAAACTCATGGGAATCCCAGGACTGACATTGTACCACTTAAAAAGCCATCTTCAG AAGTACAGGCTTAGTAAAAATCTTCCTGGACAGGCAATTAACAAAGTTG TTTCAGTAGAGAGGATGGAAGTATCAGAGGCAAATGAAACTCATATGAGCAATCCAAGTATGGGAACACAAACAAACAA AAATTTACAGATAAACGAAGCAATACAAATGCAAATTGAAGTACAGAGAAACCTTCATGAACAAATAGAG GTACAGAGACATTTGCAGCTAAGAATAGAGGCTCAAGGGAAGTACCTTCAAGCAGTTCTAGAGAAAGCTCAAGAGACTCTTGGAAAACAAAACCTGGGAACAATTGATCTAGAGGTTGCAAAAGCTCAAATCTCTGAACTAGCCTTAAAGGTTTCCCCTCATTGCCTGAATACATCTTTTCCAGTAATGAAGGATTTATCGCGTTTAAGCCACCAGCAATCTGACGTAACTCAACCCACGGTTTGTTCCGTGGACAGCTGCTTGACTTCTTGCGATGCCTCAATTTATGATCTACCTAGGTTAAGACAGTGTGAGTTTAAAGAGGACAGAAAGATCTTTACCTCGAGAAATAAGGACATTGAAACAATAGATACCTCAATGGGAGTTGGACTGCAATCTGGGAAAGGAAATAGCAAAATATCAGATGGAACAAATTACCTTCAGCTAGTGGACGAGAAGACGCTACAGTTCGAAATGCCTTATTTGAAACCGACGCTGGACCTAAATTCCCTACAAGAAAACGAGAATCCTTCAAACTACAAGCAACTAGATCTCAATGGTTTAAGCTGGGGATGA
- the LOC124916698 gene encoding 40S ribosomal protein S12-like, with protein MSGEDAPAAVVVEAPAPALGEPMDIMTALQLVLRKSLAHGGLSRGLHEGAKVIEKHHAQLCVLAEDCNQPDYIKLVKALCADHNVNLITVASAKTLGEWVGLCKIDSEGKARKVVGCSCAVIKDYGEESAGLTIVQEYLKAH; from the exons ATGTCGGG TGAGGATGCTCCTGCTGCTGTTGTTGTTGAGGCACCTGCCCCAGCTCTTGGTGAGCCCATGGACATCATGACAGCCTTGCAGCTTGTGCTAAGAAAATCACTTGCACATGGTGGTCTTTCTCGTGGTCTTCATGAGGGTGCAAAGGTGATTGAGAAGCATCATGCTCAGCTCTGTGTTCTAGCTGAAGACTGCAATCAGCCTGATTATATCAAGCTTGTGAAAGCTCTTTGTGCTGACCACAATGTTAACTTGATCACCGTTGCAAGTGCTAAAACCCTTGGTGAGTGGGTTGGTTTGTGCAAGATTGATTCCGAGGGAAAGGCAAGGAAAGTTGTCGGTTGCTCTTGTGCTGTCATTAAG GATTATGGTGAGGAAAGTGCTGGTTTGACCATTGTTCAAGAATACCTCAAGGCTCACTAA
- the LOC124915172 gene encoding probable CCR4-associated factor 1 homolog 7, which produces MSLLQKSDSIQIRDVWSDNLEEEFALIRVTVDDYPYIAMDTEFPGIVLRPVGNFKNINDYHYQTLKENVDLLKLIQLGLTLSDEEGNLPTCGTEKHCVWQFNFCEFNVNEDVYANDSIELLRESGIEFAKNREEGVDAFRFGELMMSSGLVLNENVNWVTFHSAYDFGYLLKVLTCSNLPETQSGFFLWMNMYFPVVYDIKHLMKFCNSLHGGLNKLAELLEVERVGISHQAGSDSLLTACTFRKLKDHFFSCSLDKYAGVLYGLGLEN; this is translated from the coding sequence aTGTCGCTTTTGCAGAAAAGCGATTCAATCCAGATTCGAGATGTTTGGAGCGACAATCTGGAGGAGGAATTCGCCTTGATTCGCGTAACCGTCGACGATTATCCATACATCGCAATGGATACAGAGTTTCCTGGAATCGTACTTCGTCCTGTAGGAAATTTCAAGAATATAAACGATTACCATTACCAAACGTTAAAAGAAAACGTAGATCTATTGAAATTGATTCAATTAGGGTTAACACTTTCCGACGAAGAAGGAAACCTACCTACATGCGGCACGGAGAAGCACTGCGTTTGGCAGTTCAACTTCTGCGAATTCAACGTGAACGAAGACGTTTACGCCAACGATTCAATCGAGCTGTTGAGAGAGAGCGGGATCGAGTTCGCGAAGAACAGAGAAGAAGGGGTCGACGCGTTCCGGTTCGGTGAGTTGATGATGTCATCCGGTCTAGTACTGAATGAGAACGTAAACTGGGTAACTTTTCACAGCGCTTACGATTTTGGATATTTGCTTAAAGTGTTGACATGTTCGAATCTGCCGGAAACGCAGAGTGGGTTCTTCTTATGGATGAATATGTATTTTCCGGTGGTTTATGATATAAAGCATTTGATGAAGTTCTGTAATAGTCTTCATGGAGGATTGAACAAATTGGCGGAATTGTTGGAGGTAGAGAGAGTGGGGATTTCTCATCAAGCTGGTTCAGATAGTTTGCTCACGGCTTGTACATTCAGGAAGTTGAAAGATCATTTCTTTAGCTGTTCACTTGACAAATATGCAGGTGTCTTGTATGGATTAGGTCTTGAGAATTGA